In Streptomyces sclerotialus, the DNA window CCTGGACCCGGGCCCGCTTCGGCCCGCCCAGACTCACCCGCGGCACCGACATCGTGGGCACCTCCCTGGTCGAGACCGGCGTCGTCGACCCGGACCACTACCTCGCCGCCGTCCGCGCCCTGGCCCGTACGCACGGCGCCACCCGCTACTTCGCGCACCGCAGGGAGAGCGCCGACAAGCTGCACGCGCTGGAGGCCGCCACCGGACTGGAGATCGTCCGGCCCGACCTGCCGCTGGAACTGATCGCCCGGCGCGGCCCCATAGGACGGACGATCCTCAGCTTCCCGTCCACCGTGGTGCACACCCTGCCCCTCGCGCTGGCCGGTACCGGAGTGCGGGTCGCGGTCTGCGACGTGGACCCCGCCTGGCTCACCACCAAGGCCTCGCCGCGCGCCCAGGGCTTCCTCTCGGGTGTCACCGGAACCGCCCGTGACGTGCAGCGACTCACCTTCGCAGCAACCGGCTGACGGCTGCCGGGACGGGCTCGGCCGACAAGATCGGGGTTTGGGATTCGCCGGTACGTGAAACCCTTGGTCATACCCCCTTGATGACCTGTCCATGCGCCGGGCGGCCTAGATTGTCTTCCCCTAACGGGCTGAACTTTTGTTGATCGACGGACAGTTGCCCCGCCCGGCCCCGTAACCTTCAGCGGGTGAACCAACTGATGTCCCGCGGACCCGAAGCCGATGCCAGCCCCGCACGGGGAACCCTGCCCGGAGCGCTCACCGAGGAGTTGCGCACCGAACTCATCGCCTTCCGGCGGGACTTGCACATGCACCCGGAGCTCGGCAACCAGGAGTTCCGTACCACGGCAGCGCTCAAGGCGCGCCTGGAGAAGGCCGGTCTGACTCCGCGCGTACTGGACACCGGTACCGGTCTGATCTGCGACATCGGCAGGGACCCTGGTACGACGCCGGACGCGGCGCGGCCCATGCTCGCGCTGCGGGCCGACATCGACGCGCTGCCCATCCCGGACACCAAGACCGTCGACTACCGCTCGACGGTGCCCGACCGTGCCCACGCCTGCGGCCACGACGTGCACACCACCGTCGTACTCGGCGCGGGGCTGGTGCTCGCCGACCTCGCGGCGCAGGGCCTGCTGCCGGGCCCGGTGCGGCTGCTGTTCCAGCCCGCCGAGGAGGTGCTGCCCGGCGGCGCCACCGACGCGATCGACTCCGGCGCGCTGGAGGGCGTCGGCCGGATCCTCGCCGTGCACTGCGACCCCAAGGTCGAGGTGGGCCGGATCGGGCTGCGGACCGGCGCGATCACCTCCGCCTGCGACCGGCTGGAGGTCGCGCTGGAGGGCCCCGGCGGCCACACGGCGCGGCCGCACCTCACCACCGACCTGGTCACCGCAGCGGCGCGGGTCGCGGTCGACGTACCCGCGCTGATCGCCCGCCGGGTCGACGCCCGGGCCGGCCTCGCCGTGACCTGGGGCCGCCTGGAGACCGGCCACGCGTGCAACGTCATCCCGCAGCGCGCCGAGCTCTCCGGCACGGTCCGCTGCCTGGACCTGGAGGCCTGGCGGCAGGCCCCGGACCTGGTGTACGCCGCGATCGACGAGGTCGCCACCCTGCACCGCGCCAAGTCCCAGATCACGTACGTACGCGGGGTGCCGCCGGTGGTCAACGAGCCGCTCACCACCCAGCTGCTGCAGAACGCCATGGCCGCCCGCCGCGGCCCGGAGGCGATCGAGGACACCGAGCAGTCCCTCGGCGGCGAGGACTTCTCCTGGTACCTGGAGAAGGTGCCCGGCGCGATGGCGCGGCTGGGGGTGAAGCCGGTCGGCGACCCGGTCGGACGCGACCTGCACCAGGGCGACTTCGACGTCGACGAGGAGGCCGTCCGGGTGGGCGTGGAGCTGTTCACAGCCGCCGCGTTGCTCGACCGCAACGCGCTGTAAACACAGCCGTCGGGCTCGCTTCGCGACGATCCGATAACGGCTTCCAAGCACCCCTTTATCTGGCATCTACGCGCGTTACGATGCGGCGGAATCAGCGCCGTAGGAGGCGCTACGAGTCGAAGGGGACCCCTCGTGCGCCGGGTAACCAAGATCGCTTCCGCGGGTATAGCCTCCGCGGCCCTCGCTCTCTCGCTGACCGCATGCGGTGAATCCTCCACGGAGGCCGCGGGCAAGGACAAGGGTGTCGGCCTCGCTTTCGATGTCGGCGGCCGGGACGACCACTCGTTCAACGAGGCGGCGGCCCGCGGCACCGACAAGGCCGAAAAGGAGCTGGGCGTGAAGTCCAAGCTCATGACCGCCAAGAACGGCGAGACGGAGGCCGACCGCGAGCAGCGGCTCACCTCCCTCGCCGAGGCCGGCTTCAACCCCGTCATCGGCGTCGGCTTCAATTACGGCAACTCCGTCAACAAGGTCGCCAAGGAGTTCCCCAAGACCACCTTCGCGGTGGTGGACGCCACCTCCAGCGCCAAGAACGTCTACGGCATCAACTTCTCCGAGAACGAGGGCTCCTACCTCGCCGGCGTGGCCGCCGCGCTGAAGACCGAGTCCAAGAAGGTCGGCTTCATCGGCGGCGTGAACAACGCGCTGATCCAGAAGTTCCAGGCCGGCTTCGAGAAGGGCGTCAAGGACACCGACCCCAAGGTCAAGGTCACGGCGCAGTACCTCTACGCCAACGACGACAAGGGCTTCAACGACCCGGCCGCCGCCAAGGGCAAGGCCAAGGGCATGCTCGACAACGGCAACGACGTCATCTACACCGCCGCCGGCCAGTCCGGCGCCGGTTCGATCGAGGTGGTCGCCGGCAAGAAGGGCGCCTGGGCCATCGGCGTGGACTCCGACCAGTACGCACAGCCCGGCCTGGCCAAGTACAAGGACCACATCCTCACCTCCGTCGTGAAGAACGTCGACGTGGCGGTCTACGACGTGATCAAGAGCGTCAAGGACGGCAAGCCGCTGTCCGGCACCGTCCACCTCACGCTCAAGCAGGACGGCGTCAAGCTCGCCACCTCCGGCGGTTACATCGACGACATCCAGGACGAGCTCGACGCGGCGAAGAAGAAGATCGTCGACGGGGACGTCAAGATCCCCGAGACGCCCGCCAAGTAAGAGCCGGTCAGAGGCTCCACGAGCCTGGTCCGAGGGCGGGGCCTCCCGGCCGCCCCGCCCTCCCTCTTCACCTTCTCCTCCAGGAGAGTGCGCCATCACAGCGTCCAGCAGCCCCCCGGCGGGGCGGGCCCCCGCCGCGGCCCCCGCCGTCGAACTCCGCGGCATCACCAAGCGGTTCCCCGGCGTCGTCGCCAACCACGACATCGACATCACCGTCCGGCGCGGCTCCGTGCACGCCCTGGTCGGCGAGAACGGCGCGGGCAAGTCCACCCTGATGAAGATCCTCTACGGCATGCAGAAGCCGGACGAGGGCACCATCGCCATCGACGGCGAGCAGGTGAGCTTCGCGACCCCCGCCGACGCCATCGCCCGCGGCATCGGCATGGTGCACCAGCACTTCATGCTCGCCGACAACCTCACCGTCCTGGAGAACATCGTCCTGGGCGCCGAGAAGCTGCACGGCATCGGCGCGGCGGCCCGCGCGGCCGTCCTGGCGGTCTCCGACCGGTACGGCCTCAACGTACGCCCCGACGTGCTGGTCGAGGACCTGGGCGTCGCCGACCGGCAGCGCGTGGAGATCCTCAAGGTCCTCTACCGCGGCGCCCGTACGCTCATCCTCGACGAGCCGACGGCCGTGCTGGTCCCGCAGGAGGTCGACGCGCTCTTCGACAACCTGCGCGAGCTCAAGGCCGAGGGCCTGACCGTCCTCTTCATCTCGCACAAGCTGGGCGAGGTCCTCTCCGTCGCCGACGACATCACCGTCATCCGGCGCGGCACGACCGTCGCCTCCGTGGCGCCCGCGGAGACCACCCCCAAGCAGCTCGCCGAGCTGATGGTCGGCAGCGAACTGCCCTCCCCGGAGACCCGCGAGTCCACCGTCACCGACACCCCCATGCTGACGGTCGACGGGCTGCACCTGAGCGCCACCGACCCCGACGGCGTCGTGCGCGCGGTCCTGGACGGCATCGGCTTCACCATCCACAAGGGCGAGGTCCTGGGCATCGCGGGCGTGGAGGGCAACGGCCAGGCCGAACTGGTCGAGGCCATCATGGGCATGCGCGACCCGGACGGCGGCACCATCACCCTGGACGGCGCCGACATCAGCCACGCGCCCACCCGCAAGCGGCGCGAGGACGGCATCGGGTACGTCCCCGAGGACCGGCACCGGCACGGCCTGCTGCTGGAGGCCCCGCTCTGGGAGAACCGCATCCTCGGCCACGTCACCGAGAAGCCCAACTCCAGGGGCCGGCTGCTGGACCTCAAGGCGGCCCGCGCCGACACCGAGCGGATCGTCACCGAGTACGACGTCCGCACCCCCGGCATCGAGGTCACCGCGGCCTCGCTCTCCGGCGGCAACCAGCAGAAGCTGATCGTCGGCCGCGAGATGAGCCACCACCCCAAGCTGCTGATCGCGGCGCACCCCACGCGCGGCGTGGACGTCGGCGCTCAGGCGCAGATCTGGGACCAGATCCGCGAGGCCCGCCGCGAGGGCCTGGCCGTACTGCTGATCTCCGCGGACCTGGACGAGCTGATCGGCCTGTCCGACACCCTGCGGGTGATGTACCGGGGCCGGCTGGTCGCGGACGCCGACCCCGCCACCGTCACCCCCGAGGAGTTGGGCTCGGCCATGACCGGCGCCGCCAGCGGCCACCTGGAGCACGTCGAGGACGGGGAAGGGGGTGACCGGGAGTGAAGAAGATCGACCGTACGAAGCTGACCCTGGGCATCGCGGCGCCGCTCCTCGCCATCGTCGCGGCCCTGCTCATCACCTCGGTGATCATCCTGGCCACCGGCAAGGACCCGATCCACGCCTACACCGTGATGGTGGACTTCGGCTCCAAGAGCGACAGCCAGGTCTGGATCATCAACAAGGCGGTGCCGTACTACCTCTCCGCGCTGGCCGTGGCCATCGGCTTCCGGATGAACCTCTTCAACATCGGCGTGGACGGCCAGTACCGCATCGCGGCCTTCTTCGCCGCGGTCGTCGGCGGCGCGCTCACCCTCCCCGGCTTCCTCCAGATCCCGCTGATCGTCATCGTGGCGATGCTGGTCGGCTCGGTCTGGGCGGGCATCGCGGGCGTACTGAAGACCACCCGCGGGGTCAGCGAGGTCATCACGACCATCATGCTGAACTCCATCGCGGCCGCCGTCATCGGCTACTTCCTCCAGGAAGGCCGGCTCGCGGTGAAGGACGGCAACCTCTTCCACACCCCGGACCTGCCGGCCTCCAGCCACTTCTTCACCATCCCGACCCAGCCGGACCCGCTCGACGGCTTCCTCGTCGTCGCGGCCGTCGCCGGCGTCGCGTACTGGTTCGTCCTCGGCCGCACCCGCTTCGGGTTCGACCTGCGGACCGTCGGCCGGTCGGAGTCCGCGGCCCAGGCGGGCGGCGTCAGCGTCAAGCGCATGGTCGTCACGTCCATGCTGCTGTCCGGCGCCGCCGCGGGCCTGATCGGCATGCCGACGCTGCTCGGCGTCTCGTACAACTACGGCACCGACTTCCCCGTCGGCATCGGCTTCACCGGCATCGCCATCGCGCTGCTCGGCCGCAACCACCCCCTCGGCATGGCCGCCGGCGCGCTGCTGTGGGGCTTCCTGGAACGCACCGGCACCCAGCTGGAGTTCGAGGACTACGAGCAGGAGATCGTCGGCGTGATGCAGGGCGTCATCGTCCTGTGCGTCGTCATCGCCTACGAGGTCGTACGCCGTTACGGCCTGCGGATCCAGCAGCGCAAGGTCGGCGAGGAACTCGCCGCGCAGGCCCGCAAGACCGACAAGGCGGAGGTGTCCGCGTGAGCCAGAACCTCACGGCCCCGGCCACGAAGGACCCCGGCGGCAACGGCGGCAGACTCGCCGCGGCGCGCGCGAAGCTGACCTACCCCAGGGTCCTGCTGATCATCGCGGGCTCCCTCGTCCTGCTCTCGCTCCTGCGCGTCGTCACCGGCGCCACCGACCTCACCGGCTCCGGCCAGTACACCGCGGCCCTCAACGCCGCCGTGCCGATCGGCCTCGCGGGCCTCGGCGGCCTGTGGGCGGAGCGCTCCGGCGTGATCAACATCGGCCTCGAAGGCATGATGATGCTCGGTGCGTTCTCGGCCGGCTGGGTCGGCTGGGAGTACGGGCCCTGGGCGGCGGCGCTGGCCGGCGTCATCGGCGGCGCGCTCGGCGGCCTCATCCACGCCGTCGCCACCGTCACCTTCGGCGTCGACCACATCATCTCCGGTGTCGCCGTCAACATCATGGCGCTGGGCCTCACCCAGTTCCTGGCCAAGCTGTGGTTCGGCGCCGAGGGCAGCGCGGCGGCGCAGGCGGGCGGCAACGACAAGCAGTCCCCGCCGATGGACGACATGCCGACCTTCACGGTCCCCGGCCTCTCCGACTGGCTGCTGTCCCTCGAGAAGCACCACTGGTTCCTGGTCTCCGAC includes these proteins:
- a CDS encoding amidohydrolase, with the protein product MSRGPEADASPARGTLPGALTEELRTELIAFRRDLHMHPELGNQEFRTTAALKARLEKAGLTPRVLDTGTGLICDIGRDPGTTPDAARPMLALRADIDALPIPDTKTVDYRSTVPDRAHACGHDVHTTVVLGAGLVLADLAAQGLLPGPVRLLFQPAEEVLPGGATDAIDSGALEGVGRILAVHCDPKVEVGRIGLRTGAITSACDRLEVALEGPGGHTARPHLTTDLVTAAARVAVDVPALIARRVDARAGLAVTWGRLETGHACNVIPQRAELSGTVRCLDLEAWRQAPDLVYAAIDEVATLHRAKSQITYVRGVPPVVNEPLTTQLLQNAMAARRGPEAIEDTEQSLGGEDFSWYLEKVPGAMARLGVKPVGDPVGRDLHQGDFDVDEEAVRVGVELFTAAALLDRNAL
- a CDS encoding BMP family lipoprotein, which encodes MRRVTKIASAGIASAALALSLTACGESSTEAAGKDKGVGLAFDVGGRDDHSFNEAAARGTDKAEKELGVKSKLMTAKNGETEADREQRLTSLAEAGFNPVIGVGFNYGNSVNKVAKEFPKTTFAVVDATSSAKNVYGINFSENEGSYLAGVAAALKTESKKVGFIGGVNNALIQKFQAGFEKGVKDTDPKVKVTAQYLYANDDKGFNDPAAAKGKAKGMLDNGNDVIYTAAGQSGAGSIEVVAGKKGAWAIGVDSDQYAQPGLAKYKDHILTSVVKNVDVAVYDVIKSVKDGKPLSGTVHLTLKQDGVKLATSGGYIDDIQDELDAAKKKIVDGDVKIPETPAK
- a CDS encoding ABC transporter ATP-binding protein, whose protein sequence is MTASSSPPAGRAPAAAPAVELRGITKRFPGVVANHDIDITVRRGSVHALVGENGAGKSTLMKILYGMQKPDEGTIAIDGEQVSFATPADAIARGIGMVHQHFMLADNLTVLENIVLGAEKLHGIGAAARAAVLAVSDRYGLNVRPDVLVEDLGVADRQRVEILKVLYRGARTLILDEPTAVLVPQEVDALFDNLRELKAEGLTVLFISHKLGEVLSVADDITVIRRGTTVASVAPAETTPKQLAELMVGSELPSPETRESTVTDTPMLTVDGLHLSATDPDGVVRAVLDGIGFTIHKGEVLGIAGVEGNGQAELVEAIMGMRDPDGGTITLDGADISHAPTRKRREDGIGYVPEDRHRHGLLLEAPLWENRILGHVTEKPNSRGRLLDLKAARADTERIVTEYDVRTPGIEVTAASLSGGNQQKLIVGREMSHHPKLLIAAHPTRGVDVGAQAQIWDQIREARREGLAVLLISADLDELIGLSDTLRVMYRGRLVADADPATVTPEELGSAMTGAASGHLEHVEDGEGGDRE
- a CDS encoding ABC transporter permease gives rise to the protein MKKIDRTKLTLGIAAPLLAIVAALLITSVIILATGKDPIHAYTVMVDFGSKSDSQVWIINKAVPYYLSALAVAIGFRMNLFNIGVDGQYRIAAFFAAVVGGALTLPGFLQIPLIVIVAMLVGSVWAGIAGVLKTTRGVSEVITTIMLNSIAAAVIGYFLQEGRLAVKDGNLFHTPDLPASSHFFTIPTQPDPLDGFLVVAAVAGVAYWFVLGRTRFGFDLRTVGRSESAAQAGGVSVKRMVVTSMLLSGAAAGLIGMPTLLGVSYNYGTDFPVGIGFTGIAIALLGRNHPLGMAAGALLWGFLERTGTQLEFEDYEQEIVGVMQGVIVLCVVIAYEVVRRYGLRIQQRKVGEELAAQARKTDKAEVSA